In the Sphaerodactylus townsendi isolate TG3544 linkage group LG10, MPM_Stown_v2.3, whole genome shotgun sequence genome, one interval contains:
- the LG10H2orf81 gene encoding uncharacterized protein C2orf81 homolog isoform X3: protein MASRDRVALAKSRAEKSRPPTVPVPQVDIVPGRLSEADWFSLLAFEEAEDAVGDLLALLLDQVLEDCYKVYLASQRIPYVINQAREAMVQIIEWRFLVRDEGQEDVSTDPMWQEDEEPVACIKDPWAEGSVPVLRATPHLEEEEEEEEEEEVPPAEAPEEAAAAAAPQEAPDDVVPSPPKAEELSCQPSEEEAKRVVGLPVPAPELPSLIQASTSFKARTGSLPARTFQTITWPQTSVAPLCKVEKQLLLRQVSPKERVPRQPQGSHLLLPPSCSNLLRIQLGRPPTIKDVLYDEAGNITAVPRMDPARLPKRWVKPYVEDADPDAESQRQEARRTIPSPHKQPLRPQAPRLGADTGDRMRPVGLADRHAWASRKRLSEQVAHPPPPLGRTLEPTGLIFRKPTLLAKAMELAPGVTLRSRGRGWRGVQPAAPPEERASEHPELKPIPTHLPSLPTVAVEKVAQEPRTVPRRAPGQKLLPGVLQLSH, encoded by the exons ATGGCCTCCCGCGACCGCGTGGCTCTAGCCAAGTCCCGGGCGGAGAAGTCCCGGCCGCCCACCGTGCCCGTGCCCCAGGTGGACATCGTGCCGGGCCGCCTGTCCGAGGCCGACTGGTTCTCGCTTCTGGCCTTTGAGGAGGCCGAGGACGCCGTGGGGGACCTGCTGGCCCTGCTGCTGGACCAGGTGCTGGAGGACTGCTACAAGGTGTACCTGGCTTCCCAG CGCATCCCCTACGTCATCAACCAAGCACGGGAGGCCATGGTGCAGATTATCGAGTGGCGCTTCTTGGTGCGAGATGAGGGCCAGGAGGACGTCTCAACAGACCCCATGTGGCAGGAGGATGAGGAGCCTGTGGCCTGCATCAAAGATCCGTGGGCAGAGGGTTCTGTGCCTGTGCTACGAGCCACGCCacacctggaggaggaggaggaggaggaggaggaggaagag GTTCCTCCTGCCGAAGCCCCagaggaagctgctgctgctgctgctccccaggaGGCGCCTGATGACGTGGTTCCTTCCCCGCCCAAAGCGGAGGAGCTCTCCTGCCAGCCCTCAGAAGAGGAGGCCAAACGTGTGGTGGGGCTGCCAGTGCCCGCTCCGGAGTTGCCATCTCTGATCCAGGCAAGCACCTCCTTCAAAGCCAGGACAGGCAGCCTGCCCGCCCGCACCTTCCAGACCATCACCTGGCCACAGACCAGTGTGGCGCCGCTGTGCAAGGTCGAGAAGCAGCTGCTCCTGCGGCAGGTCTCCCCAAAGGAGAGGGTCCCCAGGCAGCCACAGGGCTCCCACCTGCTCTTGCCCCCCTCTTGCAGCAACCTGCTGCGGATCCAGCTGGGCCGCCCCCCCACCATCAAGGACGTCCTCTACGACGAGGCCGGCAACATCACTGCGGTGCCCCGGATGGACCCCGCCCGCCTGCCCAAGCGCTGGGTCAAGCCTTACGTGGAGGACGCGGACCCGGATGCAGAGTCCCAGCGACAGGAGGCACGCCGGACCATCCCAAGCCCCCACAAGCAGCCCCTTCGCCCCCAGGCCCCCCGGCTGGGAGCCGATACTGGGGACCGAATGCGCCCAGTGGGCCTGGCGGACAGGCATGCCTGGGCGAGCAGGAAGCGGCTCTCCGAGCAGGTGGCTCACCCGCCTCCTCCCCTGGGGAGGACTCTGGAGCCCACCGGCCTCATCTTCCGCAAGCCCACCCTGCTGGCGAAGGCCATGGAGCTGGCCCCGGGGGTGACCTTGAGGAGCAGAGGCCGCGGCTGGCGGGGTGTCCAGCCTGCTGCCCCTCCGGAGGAAAGGGCGAGTGAGCACCCGGAGCTGAAGCCCATCCCTACCCACCTACCATCCCTCCCCACTGTGGCTGTGGAGAAGGTGGCCCAGGAGCCACGAACTGTGCCACGGAGGGCACCCGGGCAGAAGCTCTTGCCAGGTGTCCTTCAGCTCTCCCACTGA
- the LG10H2orf81 gene encoding uncharacterized protein C2orf81 homolog isoform X1 — protein sequence MCLGRGRGEGTESQAAAGLSPPRSGCSFDRLKMASRDRVALAKSRAEKSRPPTVPVPQVDIVPGRLSEADWFSLLAFEEAEDAVGDLLALLLDQVLEDCYKVYLASQRIPYVINQAREAMVQIIEWRFLVRDEGQEDVSTDPMWQEDEEPVACIKDPWAEGSVPVLRATPHLEEEEEEEEEEEVPPAEAPEEAAAAAAPQEAPDDVVPSPPKAEELSCQPSEEEAKRVVGLPVPAPELPSLIQASTSFKARTGSLPARTFQTITWPQTSVAPLCKVEKQLLLRQVSPKERVPRQPQGSHLLLPPSCSNLLRIQLGRPPTIKDVLYDEAGNITAVPRMDPARLPKRWVKPYVEDADPDAESQRQEARRTIPSPHKQPLRPQAPRLGADTGDRMRPVGLADRHAWASRKRLSEQVAHPPPPLGRTLEPTGLIFRKPTLLAKAMELAPGVTLRSRGRGWRGVQPAAPPEERASEHPELKPIPTHLPSLPTVAVEKVAQEPRTVPRRAPGQKLLPGVLQLSH from the exons ATGTGCcttgggcgggggcggggagagggcaCGGAAAGCCAAGCAGCTGCAGGGCTGAGCCCGCCGCGATCCGGCTGCTCCTTCGATCGGCTG aaaATGGCCTCCCGCGACCGCGTGGCTCTAGCCAAGTCCCGGGCGGAGAAGTCCCGGCCGCCCACCGTGCCCGTGCCCCAGGTGGACATCGTGCCGGGCCGCCTGTCCGAGGCCGACTGGTTCTCGCTTCTGGCCTTTGAGGAGGCCGAGGACGCCGTGGGGGACCTGCTGGCCCTGCTGCTGGACCAGGTGCTGGAGGACTGCTACAAGGTGTACCTGGCTTCCCAG CGCATCCCCTACGTCATCAACCAAGCACGGGAGGCCATGGTGCAGATTATCGAGTGGCGCTTCTTGGTGCGAGATGAGGGCCAGGAGGACGTCTCAACAGACCCCATGTGGCAGGAGGATGAGGAGCCTGTGGCCTGCATCAAAGATCCGTGGGCAGAGGGTTCTGTGCCTGTGCTACGAGCCACGCCacacctggaggaggaggaggaggaggaggaggaggaagag GTTCCTCCTGCCGAAGCCCCagaggaagctgctgctgctgctgctccccaggaGGCGCCTGATGACGTGGTTCCTTCCCCGCCCAAAGCGGAGGAGCTCTCCTGCCAGCCCTCAGAAGAGGAGGCCAAACGTGTGGTGGGGCTGCCAGTGCCCGCTCCGGAGTTGCCATCTCTGATCCAGGCAAGCACCTCCTTCAAAGCCAGGACAGGCAGCCTGCCCGCCCGCACCTTCCAGACCATCACCTGGCCACAGACCAGTGTGGCGCCGCTGTGCAAGGTCGAGAAGCAGCTGCTCCTGCGGCAGGTCTCCCCAAAGGAGAGGGTCCCCAGGCAGCCACAGGGCTCCCACCTGCTCTTGCCCCCCTCTTGCAGCAACCTGCTGCGGATCCAGCTGGGCCGCCCCCCCACCATCAAGGACGTCCTCTACGACGAGGCCGGCAACATCACTGCGGTGCCCCGGATGGACCCCGCCCGCCTGCCCAAGCGCTGGGTCAAGCCTTACGTGGAGGACGCGGACCCGGATGCAGAGTCCCAGCGACAGGAGGCACGCCGGACCATCCCAAGCCCCCACAAGCAGCCCCTTCGCCCCCAGGCCCCCCGGCTGGGAGCCGATACTGGGGACCGAATGCGCCCAGTGGGCCTGGCGGACAGGCATGCCTGGGCGAGCAGGAAGCGGCTCTCCGAGCAGGTGGCTCACCCGCCTCCTCCCCTGGGGAGGACTCTGGAGCCCACCGGCCTCATCTTCCGCAAGCCCACCCTGCTGGCGAAGGCCATGGAGCTGGCCCCGGGGGTGACCTTGAGGAGCAGAGGCCGCGGCTGGCGGGGTGTCCAGCCTGCTGCCCCTCCGGAGGAAAGGGCGAGTGAGCACCCGGAGCTGAAGCCCATCCCTACCCACCTACCATCCCTCCCCACTGTGGCTGTGGAGAAGGTGGCCCAGGAGCCACGAACTGTGCCACGGAGGGCACCCGGGCAGAAGCTCTTGCCAGGTGTCCTTCAGCTCTCCCACTGA
- the WDR54 gene encoding WD repeat-containing protein 54: MYRREKGVALKGSCSALYNNLCVLPLPAKQLTYLAAVHGASVHLVSASPDGLSCSHRQMQPAKEGSSLAGAASLLTQAAWCVLPSRTLLVLTSQKGIQMYEADGSIMVYWHALDASESSPGQAVFARGIAATGQRFVCVGTSLGYVLVFDIPGKGTNITLSEVLEEHHAAVTDIGAELCEQPEGSIDLVSADDSGGLCAWRSGEEFQLVSKIPASGCPCSSVKLWNGVIVAGYGSGQIRLYEAASGTLRAEVAAHARWIYALDLAPLSGKLLSAAEDSFVAVWELMFNLDTEDIEIRHCQTECVTDTQICGARFCDPEGSTFAVTGYDLSEIIRYVQL, from the exons ATGTACCGCCGGGAGAAGGGCGTGGCGCTGAAGGGCAGCTGCTCGGCGCTGTACAACAACCTGTGCGTGCTGCCCCTGCCCGCCAAGCAGCTCACCTACTTGGCCGCCGTCCACGGCGCCTCCGTCCACCTGGTCAGCGCCTCGCCCGACGGGCTCAGCTGCTCCCACCGCCAGATGCAGCCGGCCAAGGAGGGCAGCAGCCTGGCCGGCGCCGCCTCCCTCCTCACGCAG GCAGCCTGGTGTGTCCTCCCCTCTCGGACCCTGTTGGTGCTGACATCGCAGAAAGGAATCCAG ATGTACGAGGCAGATGGATCCATTATGGTTTACTGGCATGCTCTGGATGCTTCAGAGTCATCACCAG gACAGGCTGTGTTTGCTCGTGGGATCGCAGCCACTGGCCAGcgctttgtgtgtgtgg GGACGTCGCTGGGGTATGTCCTTGTTTTTGATATCCCCGGCAAAGGCACCAACATCACCTTGAGCGAGGTTCTGGAGGAGCACCATGCTGCCGTCACGGATATTGGCGCTGAGCTCTGTGAGCAGCCG GAAGGAAGCATTGACCTGGTGAGTGCCGATGACTCGGGCGGGCTGTGTGCCTGGCGCTCTGGGGAAGAGTTCCAGCTGGTCTCCAAAATCCCAGCTTCTGG GTGCCCCTGTTCCTCCGTCAAGCTGTGGAATGGGGTGATTGTGGCCGGTTACGGCAGCGGCCAGATCCGTCTCTACGAAGCAGCCAGCGGCACCCTCCGAGCTGAGGTGGCTGCTCATGCGCGCTGGATTTACGCCCTAGACCTGGCTCCACTCTCAGGGAAG CTGCTGTCGGCGGCCGAGGACTCTTTTGTGGCTGTCTGGGAGCTGATGTTCAACCTGGACACTGAAGACATTGAG ATCAGGCACTGCCAGACGGAATGTGTGACAGACACGCAAATCTGCGGGGCCCGCTTCTGTGACCCAGAGGGCAGCACCTTCGCCGTCACCGGCTACGACCTCAGTGAGATCATCCGCTACGTCCagctgtaa
- the LG10H2orf81 gene encoding uncharacterized protein C2orf81 homolog isoform X2: MLGMSLPKMASRDRVALAKSRAEKSRPPTVPVPQVDIVPGRLSEADWFSLLAFEEAEDAVGDLLALLLDQVLEDCYKVYLASQRIPYVINQAREAMVQIIEWRFLVRDEGQEDVSTDPMWQEDEEPVACIKDPWAEGSVPVLRATPHLEEEEEEEEEEEVPPAEAPEEAAAAAAPQEAPDDVVPSPPKAEELSCQPSEEEAKRVVGLPVPAPELPSLIQASTSFKARTGSLPARTFQTITWPQTSVAPLCKVEKQLLLRQVSPKERVPRQPQGSHLLLPPSCSNLLRIQLGRPPTIKDVLYDEAGNITAVPRMDPARLPKRWVKPYVEDADPDAESQRQEARRTIPSPHKQPLRPQAPRLGADTGDRMRPVGLADRHAWASRKRLSEQVAHPPPPLGRTLEPTGLIFRKPTLLAKAMELAPGVTLRSRGRGWRGVQPAAPPEERASEHPELKPIPTHLPSLPTVAVEKVAQEPRTVPRRAPGQKLLPGVLQLSH, encoded by the exons ATGCTGGGCATGAGTCTGCCG aaaATGGCCTCCCGCGACCGCGTGGCTCTAGCCAAGTCCCGGGCGGAGAAGTCCCGGCCGCCCACCGTGCCCGTGCCCCAGGTGGACATCGTGCCGGGCCGCCTGTCCGAGGCCGACTGGTTCTCGCTTCTGGCCTTTGAGGAGGCCGAGGACGCCGTGGGGGACCTGCTGGCCCTGCTGCTGGACCAGGTGCTGGAGGACTGCTACAAGGTGTACCTGGCTTCCCAG CGCATCCCCTACGTCATCAACCAAGCACGGGAGGCCATGGTGCAGATTATCGAGTGGCGCTTCTTGGTGCGAGATGAGGGCCAGGAGGACGTCTCAACAGACCCCATGTGGCAGGAGGATGAGGAGCCTGTGGCCTGCATCAAAGATCCGTGGGCAGAGGGTTCTGTGCCTGTGCTACGAGCCACGCCacacctggaggaggaggaggaggaggaggaggaggaagag GTTCCTCCTGCCGAAGCCCCagaggaagctgctgctgctgctgctccccaggaGGCGCCTGATGACGTGGTTCCTTCCCCGCCCAAAGCGGAGGAGCTCTCCTGCCAGCCCTCAGAAGAGGAGGCCAAACGTGTGGTGGGGCTGCCAGTGCCCGCTCCGGAGTTGCCATCTCTGATCCAGGCAAGCACCTCCTTCAAAGCCAGGACAGGCAGCCTGCCCGCCCGCACCTTCCAGACCATCACCTGGCCACAGACCAGTGTGGCGCCGCTGTGCAAGGTCGAGAAGCAGCTGCTCCTGCGGCAGGTCTCCCCAAAGGAGAGGGTCCCCAGGCAGCCACAGGGCTCCCACCTGCTCTTGCCCCCCTCTTGCAGCAACCTGCTGCGGATCCAGCTGGGCCGCCCCCCCACCATCAAGGACGTCCTCTACGACGAGGCCGGCAACATCACTGCGGTGCCCCGGATGGACCCCGCCCGCCTGCCCAAGCGCTGGGTCAAGCCTTACGTGGAGGACGCGGACCCGGATGCAGAGTCCCAGCGACAGGAGGCACGCCGGACCATCCCAAGCCCCCACAAGCAGCCCCTTCGCCCCCAGGCCCCCCGGCTGGGAGCCGATACTGGGGACCGAATGCGCCCAGTGGGCCTGGCGGACAGGCATGCCTGGGCGAGCAGGAAGCGGCTCTCCGAGCAGGTGGCTCACCCGCCTCCTCCCCTGGGGAGGACTCTGGAGCCCACCGGCCTCATCTTCCGCAAGCCCACCCTGCTGGCGAAGGCCATGGAGCTGGCCCCGGGGGTGACCTTGAGGAGCAGAGGCCGCGGCTGGCGGGGTGTCCAGCCTGCTGCCCCTCCGGAGGAAAGGGCGAGTGAGCACCCGGAGCTGAAGCCCATCCCTACCCACCTACCATCCCTCCCCACTGTGGCTGTGGAGAAGGTGGCCCAGGAGCCACGAACTGTGCCACGGAGGGCACCCGGGCAGAAGCTCTTGCCAGGTGTCCTTCAGCTCTCCCACTGA